The following is a genomic window from Moorella sp. Hama-1.
CCACCCATGTCTCCACCGCCAGCTTGCTCTGCGGGTCCAGCGCCCGGTTGGCCGCCATGGCGAAGATGGCCCGCTCTACGGGGGTACGGAAGGCGCGGTCCTTGATCACCTTCCCGATGGCCCGGTCAATCCCAAGTTCGCACCAGAGAGCATCCAAAACCCAGGCGCCGCCCAGGGGACGACTCTCCTTGAAAAGGAGTGGAGCATCACCCACCTTGGCCTGCTGCTGCAGCACGTCCTCCGGCCCCAGGAAGCGGTTGATGCTGTCCACCAGCCGGCGCAAGGAATCCTTGTCTATCTCCTCTTCCCGGCCGAAGGACCAGAGGACCTGCGCCTGGGGCTTACGGGTTTCGGGGTCGCGGAAGTTGTGGGCCAACTGCACATAGCGGACGACAGACCCGTCCTTGTTCTTGCGTTGCACGATTCGGATGTACATGCTTACGTTATTCGACGTATATTAGTTAATTCCTGCTATAACATCCAAAATCGTGTGCCTACGGATTTTTGCATTTTCTCTACTTTTAAGCCCGGAAAGCCTTGATATTGCTAGATCGGGGTCCTGGCATGTGCCTCAAAACTGTCGAACTCCGGCTGAAGGACCTGCTACTGTCACCTCCGGATGCCACCAGCATCTTCGGCAACCTCCTGGATAACGCCCTGGAAGCTACCCTGGCGGGAAATCCGGGCGGAGAAAGGCGTATCTGGCTGCGGATTTTTAATGAGGGCAACTACCACTGCTTCGAGGTGGGCAATACCGGACCGGTCATCCCTTTAGAGCTGCAAAAAAAGATCTTCGCCCGGGGCTTTACCACCAAAAAAGTCGACCGGGAGAGCCACGGCCAGGGCCTCTACATAGTCCAGCAGCTGATAAAGGCTAATAACGGTAGGATTGAGGTTCATAGCAGCGACCAGGGTACCGTGTTTACCGTAAAATTTCCCATTTCTACAACTTAATTGGCGATACAAGCAGGAATTTCGGGAACCATGTAGAATAATATGGTAGAGTTAACAAAGTCTTATGGAGCAGGTAAGCCTTGCTAAGCATCCACCACCTCGCTCGCGACGGTGCTGTTTACCTGGTGACCAGGTTACCGGCCGGTAGGAACAATAAGCCGGAGGTAGAAGTCGTAGCCTTCGGCCTGGAGGTCGCTCTGGGGGGCCTTCTCCAACTGGCCGTTTTCATCATTGTCGCCTGGTGCCTGGGTCTGGTACCGGAGATGCTGGTCGCCCTGGTGACCATGGCCGGCTATCGCCTCCCGGCCGGTGGCGTCCACTGTAGCGCTTATTACCGCTGCCTGCTTTTATCGCTGCTGACGTTGATCCTGCTGGCCCTGCTGGGCCGGGAGTTAGCCCTGGCGGCAGGGAAATACCTGCCGGTCCTGGCCCTGGCTGTGTTTGTCGTCAATTTGGTGATCGCCCGCAAGTGGGCCCCAGCGGCCGTGCCGGCAGCGCCCATCATCAATCCCCGGCGCCGCTCCCGGTTAAAGCAAATAGCTTATCTATGGTTAGCCGGGTGGTTGCTGGTCATGCTGGCCGGTTTCTACCTGCAATGGCCCCCGAGCCTTCTGGCCAGCAGCCTCCTGGCCCTGGTGGTCCAGGGGCTGGCCCTGACGCCAGCCGGTTTTGCCGTCATCGGACGGGCGGACTCCTTATTAAAGCGACTCCTACCTTTAGGATAAAAAGACGAGAGAAGTCGCCTATGATGGCGGGCCGCAACCAGCGAACGGGAGAAATGAGAGGCAGGGCTTTTATTTGAAACCGGCGTAGCCAGTTTCAACAAGCATCCCACCTCTCGCATCTCACTTCTCACATCTCATTTGAGGGGAGGTGATGCGGATGTTTAAAAAGTTGACGGCGACCATGGTGACCCTGGGCGTCGCCCTGGCGGTCCTGGTGGCCAATGGCAGCGTTCTGCCGGCCAGTATCTGGCTCTGGCACCAGCCGGAGGTCCCGCCGAGCCTGCGTAGATAAATAATGAGGTGAATGGCTATATAGAGAAGGGGAGAGATAACTCCCCTTTTTTTCATCCCATGGTGCCGGCGGGCCGGGATTGTGGTATATTATGGTATAGCTTCTTTTAGAAATAAGTATAATAAAGCCAGGAGATGGCGATGACTACCAGAATCGATTTACGGGGGATGCTGCCTGCCGAACTGGAGGAACTGGCAGCCGGCCTGGGGGAGAAGCCCTACCGCGGCCGGCAGGTCTTTCGCTGGCTCCATGCCCGCCGGGCCAGGGAGATAGAGGCCATGTCCGATCTGCCCCGGGCCTTCCGGGCGCAGCTGGCTGCCAGGGCGGAACTACCCCCGGTCCAGGTCCTGGACCGCCAGGTGGCGGCCGATGGCCAGACGCGCAAATTACTCCTTGGCCTGGCCGACGGTCAGAGTATCGAATGCGTGCTTATGGTTTATACCGGAGAACGCCGGCGCCATACTATTTGCCTGTCCAGCCAGGTGGGCTGCGCCATGGGCTGCAGCTTTTGCGCCACCGGCCAGGGGGGGATCCAGCGTAACCTGACCACCGGAGAGATTATCCTCCAGGCCCTGGCCCTGGATGCCGAACTGGAAGAGCAGGAATCCGGGGGGTGCATCACTAATATCGTTTTTATGGGCATGGGGGAACCCCTCCTCAACTATGCGGCCGTTTTAAAAGCAGTCCGCATCTTTGAAGAACCGGCCGGGTGGGGGATAAGTCACCGGCGGCTGACCATTTCCACCTGTGGCATTGTGCCCGGCATCGAGCGCTTGGCGGGGGAAAAGCCACCCCTGGAGCTGGCTGTTTCCCTCCATGCCGTTACCAATGAACTCCGGACCCGCCTGATGCCTGTTAACCGGCGTTACCCCCTGGAGAGGTTGATTCCGGCCTGCCGCCGCTATGCTGAAGTTACCGGGCGGCGGGTAACCTTCGAGTATGCCCTGGTGGCGGGGATTAACGACCGCCGGGAAGACGCCCGGGGTTTGGCCGGGCTGCTGGGGGGGATGCTGGCCTTTGTCAACGTTATCCCTTTAAACCCGGTGTCCGGTAGTGGGTTGCGGGGGGTCCCCCTGCCTGCAGCCCGGCGATTTGTGGCCTGGCTGCAGGGGGCCGGCCTGGAAGCAGCCATCCGGGAGAGCCGGGGAGCGGACATTGCCGCCGCCTGCGGCCAGCTACGCTACGCGTCCAGGGAGGTGTTATAGTCTATTATGGACTTGCTGGAAAAAAACGAGCACTTCTGGCAGCGACTCTTTGACGGTCTTTTCCGTCATGGCGGGGCCGTTTCCCTGCAGCCGGTGGAGATTGCCAAAAAGCTGGCCAAAATCATGGTCAGCCAGCGGACGGTCAGCGTCAACCATGTTTATGTACCCAACGTCTACCTGGTAAATTTGAACCCCGGGGACTTTGAACGCCTGTCGGTCTTTGAGCATTCCCTGGCCAGGGAACTGGAGGATTACGTCGCCAAAAAGGCAGCCGAGCAAAACTATACCCTGGTAGGCGCGCCCCGGGTAGAACTGGAGGTCGAAGACGAGCTGGCCCCCGGGGAGATGCGGG
Proteins encoded in this region:
- a CDS encoding sensor histidine kinase; amino-acid sequence: MCLKTVELRLKDLLLSPPDATSIFGNLLDNALEATLAGNPGGERRIWLRIFNEGNYHCFEVGNTGPVIPLELQKKIFARGFTTKKVDRESHGQGLYIVQQLIKANNGRIEVHSSDQGTVFTVKFPISTT
- a CDS encoding accessory gene regulator ArgB-like protein encodes the protein MLSIHHLARDGAVYLVTRLPAGRNNKPEVEVVAFGLEVALGGLLQLAVFIIVAWCLGLVPEMLVALVTMAGYRLPAGGVHCSAYYRCLLLSLLTLILLALLGRELALAAGKYLPVLALAVFVVNLVIARKWAPAAVPAAPIINPRRRSRLKQIAYLWLAGWLLVMLAGFYLQWPPSLLASSLLALVVQGLALTPAGFAVIGRADSLLKRLLPLG
- a CDS encoding cyclic lactone autoinducer peptide — its product is MFKKLTATMVTLGVALAVLVANGSVLPASIWLWHQPEVPPSLRR
- the rlmN gene encoding 23S rRNA (adenine(2503)-C(2))-methyltransferase RlmN, giving the protein MTTRIDLRGMLPAELEELAAGLGEKPYRGRQVFRWLHARRAREIEAMSDLPRAFRAQLAARAELPPVQVLDRQVAADGQTRKLLLGLADGQSIECVLMVYTGERRRHTICLSSQVGCAMGCSFCATGQGGIQRNLTTGEIILQALALDAELEEQESGGCITNIVFMGMGEPLLNYAAVLKAVRIFEEPAGWGISHRRLTISTCGIVPGIERLAGEKPPLELAVSLHAVTNELRTRLMPVNRRYPLERLIPACRRYAEVTGRRVTFEYALVAGINDRREDARGLAGLLGGMLAFVNVIPLNPVSGSGLRGVPLPAARRFVAWLQGAGLEAAIRESRGADIAAACGQLRYASREVL